Genomic DNA from Candidatus Saccharimonadales bacterium:
GTTGCTGGCAAAAATGAATATTGCTCGAAGCGTTTCATTGCTTCAACAAGCGAGTCTACAGTTTGGTGTTCGAATAGAATTCCCGTCTCCCCGTCTTGTACGATATCTAATGCTCCACCTTTTGCGTAGGCAATAACGGGTGTTCCTGCGGCTAAACTTTCGGCTGCTGAAATTCCAAAATCTTCTTCGTTAGGGAATAGGAAGGCTTTACTGTGCCAGGCGACTTCGTTAAGCTCGTCGTCACTAATTCGTCCCGTGAAGGTAATTGTAGGTCCGGCAAGCTTTTTCAGGCGTTCCGTGTCAGGACCCGAGCCAATGACGGTAAGCGGCACGCCAAGTCGGTTACATGCTTCAATAGCAATATCAAATCGCTTATAGGGAACGTGTCGTCCCCATACGACAAATCCTGCGCGCTCGGACCTGACGGGTGGAGTGAACCTCTCGACATCAACAGGAGGGTACACGATAGTGCTTGGGCGATTGTAATATTGTTTTATGCGTGACTGCGTAATGGTTGAATTGGCAATAAAATAGTCCACGCCTTTGACGGATTCTAGATCGAGTTTACGCATGCGTTTAACGAAAAATGGAATGAACGGACGGATTAAAAATGTAAGAGGGCCGAAGTTGAATTCCTTTTTAAATTCCTCGTAGTGACTCCAATAATAGCGGATCGGGGTGTGGCAGTAACAAATATGAACGGCGTCGGGTCGTTTTTTAATTGCCTTTGCTTCGGCACTTGCCGAGCTGATAATAATGTCGTATTCGCTGAGATCGAGTTTTCGAAATGCTTTGGCACGAAGGACTGGCCATAGTTGATGTTTGTAACGAATAAACTCTGGAAGCCATTTTTGTAGATAGGTTGTACGAACGTCACAATCTTTAAAAGCAGGCATTGCCTCTTTGTTATAAACAGACGTATAGATTGGTGCATTCGGGTAGAGTTTGTGAAGTTCCAGTATGAGCGGCTCAGCTCCTCCCATATTCGTTAGCCAATCGGCGACAATTGCAACCTTTGGTGCGGGCACTATTTAGCTCCTCGTTTACCGAAAACGACAGCGATTGTTTTAAATAAGATCTTGATATCTAGCCAGAA
This window encodes:
- a CDS encoding glycosyltransferase — its product is MPAPKVAIVADWLTNMGGAEPLILELHKLYPNAPIYTSVYNKEAMPAFKDCDVRTTYLQKWLPEFIRYKHQLWPVLRAKAFRKLDLSEYDIIISSASAEAKAIKKRPDAVHICYCHTPIRYYWSHYEEFKKEFNFGPLTFLIRPFIPFFVKRMRKLDLESVKGVDYFIANSTITQSRIKQYYNRPSTIVYPPVDVERFTPPVRSERAGFVVWGRHVPYKRFDIAIEACNRLGVPLTVIGSGPDTERLKKLAGPTITFTGRISDDELNEVAWHSKAFLFPNEEDFGISAAESLAAGTPVIAYAKGGALDIVQDGETGILFEHQTVDSLVEAMKRFEQYSFLPATLHRKSKRFAKGLFATKIQKIVNDNLPR